One stretch of Spiroplasma mirum ATCC 29335 DNA includes these proteins:
- a CDS encoding ATP-binding cassette domain-containing protein: protein MKNWKKRNCEILTDAVVEIRHIKKSFNKKTILEDINATIYPGDRIALVGANGSGKSLLSEIIGQLIEPTSGKIIYRFNNPKRHIGMLLNGLDWPPGVRVCDAINLYSWIYKDLDETWIKLLIAHFKLQTHYKKYITQLTPEYKQLFNMVISIIHNPSLIIFDRSLTDVDLQWQYVVWKIISEVLFNDNTRSAIFITHLVNIIQDLCNRIWLIHEGKILIDDTVENIVAKYGSVETFLDNYFKGNL, encoded by the coding sequence ATGAAAAATTGAAAAAAGAGAAACTGCGAAATATTAACTGATGCGGTTGTTGAAATTAGACATATTAAAAAAAGTTTTAATAAAAAAACCATCTTAGAAGATATTAACGCCACAATTTATCCTGGTGATCGAATTGCACTTGTTGGGGCAAATGGTAGTGGAAAATCATTATTATCGGAAATTATTGGGCAATTAATCGAACCAACTAGTGGAAAAATTATTTATCGTTTTAATAATCCCAAAAGGCACATTGGAATGTTATTAAATGGTCTTGATTGACCTCCTGGTGTGCGAGTGTGTGATGCTATTAATTTATACAGCTGAATTTATAAAGATTTAGATGAAACTTGAATTAAACTTTTAATCGCCCATTTTAAACTTCAAACTCATTATAAAAAATATATTACCCAATTAACTCCTGAATATAAACAATTATTTAACATGGTGATTTCAATTATTCATAATCCTAGTTTAATTATTTTTGACCGCTCCCTAACCGATGTTGATTTACAATGACAATATGTAGTGTGGAAAATTATTTCAGAAGTTCTATTTAATGATAATACCCGTTCCGCAATATTTATTACCCACCTGGTAAATATTATTCAAGATTTATGTAACCGCATTTGACTAATTCATGAGGGAAAAATTCTCATTGATGATACAGTAGAAAATATTGTCGCCAAATATGGTTCGGTTGAAACTTTCTTAGATAATTACTTTAAGGGAAATTTATAA